One window of Camelina sativa cultivar DH55 chromosome 4, Cs, whole genome shotgun sequence genomic DNA carries:
- the LOC104780215 gene encoding PHD finger protein ALFIN-LIKE 3 produces MEGGAAAYNPRTVEEVFKDFKGRRAAIVKALTTDVQEFYQQCDPEKENLCLYGLPNEEWEVNLPAEEVPPELPEPALGINFARDGLSEKEWLSLVAIHSDAWLLSVSFCFGSRFSFHREERKRLFNMINDVPTIFEVVTGIAKKQSKDKSSTANQSNGNKSKSNSKVRTSDGKSSKTRNVKEEDEGEDEEDEDEHGETLCGACGDSDGADEFWICCDLCEKWFHGKCVKITPARAEHIKQYKCPSCSNKRARA; encoded by the exons atggAAGGAGGAGCTGCGGCTTACAATCCTCGAACTGTTGAAGAGGTTTTCAAGGATTTCAAAGGTCGTCGTGCTGCCATAGTTAAAGCTCTCACCACCG atgtTCAAGAGTTTTACCAGCAATGTGACCCTG AAAAGGAGAATCTTTGTTTGTATGGGTTACCGAATGAAGAATGGGAAGTGAATTTACCAGCTGAAGAAGTGCCTCCTGAGCTTCCAGAGCCAGCTCTTGGTATAAACTTTGCAAGAGATGGGCTCTCTGAAAAAGAATGGCTTTCTCTTGTTGCTATTCACAGTGATGCTTGGTTACTCTCCGTTTCCTTTTGCTTCGGCTCGAGGTTTTCATTCCACAGGGAAGAGAG GAAGCGCTTGTTCAACATGATCAATGATGTTCCTACTATATTTGAAGTGGTGACTGGAATCGCTAAAAAGCAATCAAAGGACAAGTCATCTACTGCAAACCAAAGCAACGGCAACAAATCCAAGTCCAACTCTAAAGTT AGAACTTCAGATGGCAAAagctcaaagaccaggaatgtAAAAGAGGAggacgaaggagaagatgaagaggatgaggatgaaCATGGCGAGACCCTTTGTGGAGCTTGTGGAGACAGTGATGGCGCTGATGAATTCTGGATCTGTTGCGACCTTTGTGAGAAATGGTTCCATGGCAAGTGTGTGAAGATCACTCCAGCTAGAGCTGAGCATATCAAACAATACAAGTGCCCTTCATGCAGCAACAAAAGAGCGCGAGCCTAA